The following are from one region of the Trichoderma breve strain T069 chromosome 5, whole genome shotgun sequence genome:
- a CDS encoding DASH complex subunit dad2 domain-containing protein, which yields MSYPTRSFSSHVRASSSTASAPQSPALLARIEEKKAELENLKELRDLSATVATQMEALEQKLTTLSDGTEVIAAVVGNWHNVLRAISMASSKLAKTAAEPATEEASTSAVQLPQTLVRIPTEHAPTLQAQAEAVEAAADESMTDA from the exons ATGTCGTATCCAACCAGATCATTCTCATCGCATGTGCGCGCTTCGAGTTCAACCGCTTCAGCTCCACAGTCACCGGCATTGTTGGCTCGAatcgaagagaaaaaggcagagCTTGAGAATCTTAAAGAGCTGAGAGACTTGAGCGCGACAGTAGCAACTCAGATGGAGGCCctggagcagaagctcaCCACCTTGTCAGATGGAACTGAGG TAATTGCTGCTGTAGTTGGTAACTGGCATAATGTGCTTCGTGCCATCAGCATGGCTTCAT CAAAACTGGCAAAAACAGCAGCTGAGCCTGCCACAGAAGAGGCATCAACATCCGCGGTGCAACTGCCACAAACTCTAGTACGAATTCCCACGGAGCATGCACCGACATTACAGGCGCAAGCCGAAGCGGTAGAAGCGGCAGCCGACGAGTCCATGACGGATGCGTAA
- a CDS encoding carboxylesterase family domain-containing protein: MEAPTVAVNGCTIVGVFQPASEKYPKALDIFHGIPFASAQRFRAAVAMPPSEASGVIDASRPAPSQPIPMAQHATAENPLTLNVFRPSMSASASEYVVGPESEGVRDLPVVIYVHGGAFNFGFPLERDLASFVAWGASQVLVVSVSYRLGALGFLAGAPETQELNLGLRDQRLAVEWVKEWIGEFGGDAGDITLLGTSAGAHSVGHHILNPSPLPFRKAILESGSPTARSVLSPSHPRNVGHLNECSMYANNRPLDILPIDSLIEASFTVYAMHHTPVTWPFQPVIDGPGGAIPDLPLNLWRQLVESGRAKDISVITGFCSHEGTTFAPQHASTSAEFRSFFQKLIPSFSADDLDALELLYPDPLIHPDSPYLQPPGIGGPQKRPYGAQFRRIHEAYGHYAYICPVLHTAHTLSRAGARVYLYEYAALSSPFKAASHGDQPPAVTHDLNILESTPGLIAVAKEMNHRWVSFSSSPSGTLNQDDQEEAWPLFQSPLGDDSSATSFSGAGIGELLVFGEGNDEAAGGRNQGTPVKTRRLTDRELEQCRFWWDRMELSQGMGERGTASAWLKA; this comes from the exons ATGGAGGCTCCAACCGTCGCCGTCAACGGCTGCACCATCGTCGGCGTCTTCCAGCCCGCCTCAGAAAAATACCCAAAGGCGCTGGACATTTTCCACGGCATCCCGTTCGCCAGCGCCCAGCGCTTCCGCGCCGCCGTGGCGATGCCGCCGTCCGAGGCTTCAGGTGTCATCGATGCCTCGCGCCCTGCGCCCTCACAGCCGATCCCCATGGCGCAGCACGCCACGGCGGAGAATCCGTTGACGCTCAACGTCTTTCGACCTTCCAtgtcggcgtcggcgtcggaGTACGTGGTCGGGCCGGAGAGCGAGGGCGTGCGGGATCTGCCCGTGGTGATTTACGTTCACGGGGGCGCCTTCAACTTTGGGTTCCCGCTGGAGAGGGATCTGGCGTCGTTTGTGGCCTGGGGGGCGAGCCAGGTGCTGGTTGTGAGCGTTTCGTATCGTCTGGGGGCGCTGGGGTTCTTGGCTGGTGCGCCCGAGACGCAGGAGCTGAATTTGGGGCTGAGGGACCAGAGGCTGGCGGTTGAGTGGGTGAAGGAGTGGATTGGTGAGTTTGGGGGGGATGCTGGTGATATCACGCTCCTGGGAACAAGTGCTGGGGCGCATTCG GTTGGCCATCACATACTCAACCCGTCTCCTCTCCCCTTCCGCAAGGCCATTCTCGAGTCCGGATCTCCAACTGCGCGCTCTGTGCTTTCCCCTTCGCACCCTCGCAACGTAGGCCATCTAAACGAGTGCAGCATGTACGCCAACAACAGGCCTCTCGACATCCTCCCCATCGACTCTCTCATCGAAGCCTCATTTACCGTCTACGCCATGCACCACACACCCGTGACTTGGCCCTTCCAGCCCGTCATTGACGGCCCCGGAGGCGCCATCCCAGACTTGCCCCTGAACCTGTGGCGCCAGCTCGTCGAGTCGGGTCGTGCCAAGGACATTTCCGTCATCACCGGCTTCTGCTCTCACGAGGGCACGACTTTTGCTCCGCAGCACGCCTCCACCAGCGCCGAATTCCGCTCCTTTTTCCAGAAACTCattccttctttttcagcaGACGACCTTGACGCCCTCGAGCTGCTGTACCCCGATCCCCTCATCCACCCGGACTCCCCCTATCTTCAGCCCCCCGGCATAGGGGGTCCTCAGAAACGCCCGTACGGAGCGCAGTTTCGCCGCATCCACGAGGCTTACGGCCATTACGCATACATTTGCCCTGTTCTTCATACCGCACACACTTTATCTCGAGCCGGAGCCCGTGTATATCTCTATGAATACGCTGCTCTTTCATCACCATTCAAGGCAGCTTCTCACGGTGACCAGCCTCCCGCCGTAACACACGACCTAAACATCCTCGAGTCGACTCCGGGTCTCATAGCTGTTGCCAAGGAGATGAACCACCGCTGggtctccttctcctcctcaccctctGGTACACTCAACCAAGACGACCAAGAGGAAGCTTGGCCCCTGTTTCAGAGTCCCCTCGGAGACGATAGCTCCGCCACGTCTTTCTCCGGGGCAGGAATTGGGGAGCTTCTCGTCTTTGGAGAAGGCAATGACGAAGCTGCGGGAGGGAGAAACCAAGGCACGCCGGTCAAGACGAGGAGACTTACAGAcagggagctggagcagtGCCGCTTCTGGTGGGACCGCATGGAGTTGAGCCAGGGGATGGGTGAGCGAGGCACTGCGTCGGCTTGGCTGAAGGCGTAA